In Anthocerotibacter panamensis C109, the sequence AGCCGCTCCCCCGAGAAGACTGTCTATCTGCGCGACAGTGCCGCTCGCCAATACACGCGCATGGCTGCCGCTGCCCGCCGCGACGGGGTAGTTTTGGTCCCCATCTCCGGTTTTCGGGACCTGAAGTACCAGGAAAACCTCTTTAACCGCAACGTTGTCCGCTACGGTGGCGTGGAAGAAGCCCGCAAAATTAGTGCCCCTCCGGGCTACAGCGAACACCACACCGGCTACGCCCTCGACCTCGGCGACGGCAAAGCCCCCAACACCACGCTCCAAGCCTCCTTCGAGCGCACCGCTGCCTTCCGTTGGCTCAAAGCGAACGCCAAACGCTATAGTTTTGAGATCTCCTTTGACCGGGGCAATCCGCAAGCAGTGAGCTATGAGCCATGGCATTGGCGCTTTATCGGAGATAAAGGTAGCTTGGAAACCTTCTACGGCAACAGTTTCACAAATGAGCAACCCAGCGACACGCCTTGATTGCGGGTAAACGTGAACCCTGTCCCTTTATCGTTGTCGCAGGGCTTCTTGTATGGCCTCGGGATATTTTAGGGCGGTGCCCGTATTAATCACTACCACCCGGTCTTGGGGTTGGAGGAAGCCCTGTTGCGCTAAAAGTCGGGCTGCCGCTAGCGTGGCTGCGCCTTCAGGGGCTGCGAAGATGCCGGTGGTCCGGGCCAAAAGCGACATCATCTGAGCCGCCATCGCATCAGCTATGGCGATAGCGGTCCCCCCGGTCTCACGGATAGCCCTGAGAACTAAAAAATCTCCTAGGGCTTTGGGTACCCTGAGCCCCGAAGAAAACGTCTCAGCTCCTGCCCAGAATTCCGAGACCTCCTTGCCTTCGTGAAAGGCTTTGACTAAAGGAGCGCAGCCTTCAGCCTGAGCGATGATCAAGCGGGGCAGACCGCCCTCGACCCAACCCATAGTCCGCAACTGCTGGAGGGCAAGCCAGATCCCGATGACCCCCACTCCACCGCCGCAGGGATAGATAATGGCGTCAGGCATTTTCCAGCCCAACTGCTCGGCGATCTCTAGCCCCAAGGTCTTTTTGCCTTCAATGCGGTAGGGCTCTTTGAGGGTGGCAGCGTCGTACCAGCCGTGCTCCTGAATCCCTTGAGCGATCAAGCGACCCGCATCGGAGATAAGGCCATCGACCAGGGTGAGTTCAGCCCCGTACATCCCACACTCCAACTGATTGCTCAAAGGCGCGTCTTGGGGCATGGCTACGTGCACACGCAGACCCGCCCGTGCTCCATAACAAGCCCAGGCTCCTCCAGCATTGCCCGCAGTGGGTAGTGCAACCGTGTGCACCCCCAACTCCCGCGCCCGCGAGATCCCGCAACTGGCTCCGCGTGCCTTGAAACTGCCCGTAGGGTTCGCCCCATCATCCTTGAGCCACAGGTCCGGCAATCCCCAAGGCTCCCCGATTTGTGTCACGGAGTAGAGGGGGGTCAAGCCTTCTTCGAGACTCACGATATTTTCGGGCTCCTCCACCGGCAGAAACTCCCGATAGCGCCACATCGTGGCGGGGCGATGAGCGACCATGGCTTTGGTGACACCGCAGGCGATGGCTTTCAAGTCATAGTCCACCAAGAGCGGTGCGCCGCAGGAGCATAGATTTTGGACCTGACGATGATCGTAGGTCAGGGCGCAGCGGGGGCAATACAGGTGGGAGACGTGAGAAGGCATCGCAATTCCTAAACCTCTCCCATTCGACCAGCCCCGCGCCTGCAGGTCAAGGCTATTTCCCGGAACTTGGCGGCGTGTTGGCCTGTACCTGCGCCGGGATGGAGTTGACCAGATGAATTCCTAGAAAACAGACCACCGTCAACAGACAAAGCTTGCCTAGATAAGAGAGACGGGCCAAGACGCGTCCCCAGTCTCGGAGGTCGTGCATCACCCAGAAAACCGCCACCACGGTGAGAAGAACAACACAGGCAAAATGCACAGAACACTCCCGAGGCCCTAAGAGTATTTTTACTCATATTTCTCAGGGCGGGCTACTCTTTTAGAGTATTTTTACTCATTCATCCGACAGAGATGACCCCAAAGCGCTCACAAAGTTTCAAAGTCAAAAATAGCCGTATGCGACCAGAGTTGTGGCATGGCGTTGCAGCTTCCTAGCGGATTTTCAGCATGTTGAGCAGGACGCTGGCTCGGCACTAGTTTAGTAACTAGTGAAGCATGAGAATCCTCTTGCTGTGAGCATTTCTACTATGGTCAGGGGGCAGTGGATGAATCCTATTGCCGGGGTGCTTCCTTTGGGCAATCCGTAATGGACGCGTTGCCAGTTATGAAGTAAACGGACTACAGTCAGAATGCGCTGCAAGCCCGCTTGATTTTTACTGTACGTGTTGGTGCGCCAGAGTACGGCAAGGGCAATCACTTCGCCAAAAGCCACTGCCTCAGCCCGAGTGCCCACCTGAGTTACAGGAGCTTGAAGGGCCTGACGCTCGGGGTTGCGCACACCAAACATCACGCGATGCCCCTGGACGGCCCAGCCTCAACCGAAGATGCCTCCTACATCAAGCATACCTACGGTCTGGGCATTGACCGTAGAGCGCATCAGACCGGAGCCGTAGGCGATGTACCACCACATGGCGTTGAAGATGATGGCTGTGACCAGCATCGTCAGCCCGTAGGTGGCTACAGCAACCGGAAGGGGAGCATAGTCCCCGAGCAAAGCAGTGGGAAAGGGGATGGAGCTCAGGCACATGAGAAAAATCATGTTGAGCCACATCAGGATGCGGTTCCCGCGCTCAGCGTACTGAAATGCATTGTGATGGGCTACCCAGTACGTGCCGATGACCAAGAAACTGATCACATAGCTGAGGAGCTTTGGGCCGAGGGCTAGCAACTGGGGCAAAAGGGTCACCTCGGCCTGGGCATAGGAAAGGGCGGGAAGTTTCATTTCGAGGATGAGCAAGGTAATCACAATCGAGAAGACACCATCGCTGAATGCCTCGATTCGGCTTGTGCTCAGCCCCTCGCTCTTGAGCGTATCGGGAGCCCCGGGCATTAGACCCCCAAGGCTTCGATCACAAGATGCGCAGTGGCAGCACCAGAATACTGCTGCTGGCCGGTCACCAAGCGACCATCCCGCACGGCAAATTCTTTGAACAGGCCACCGGTAATGAAGTTAGCTCCCAGTTTCTTCGCCTCATCCTCAATGCGGAAGGGCATCACCGGCTGCCCGACGTAGCTATCGGCAAAGTCCTCCTCGACGTTGGCAAACCCGGTCATCGTCTTGCCCGCGATCAGGTGTGAACCGTCTGAGAGTTTTACGTATAGTAGGGCGCAGACCCCATGGCAGAGTGCTGCTGTCACCTTGCCCGCCTCGTAGAATCCCGCCAGTAGGGTATGCAGTCCATGTTCGTTTAGGAAAGTGAACATCGGCCCCTGACCGCCCGCCACCACGATCGCGTCGAAGTGGGCGGGGGTGTAACAGTCGATGCTCGGAGTGTTCTCCAGCAGCGCCATCAGGCGTGGGGTATGGATGAAGCCCATGCTCAGGATGTCCTCAGCAGAGTAGCCACTCGCATCCCGCGGATCACTGAAGCTGTCGAATGCGACTTTGCCACCTTTAGGGCTCGCGATAGTCGCTTCGTAGCCTGCCTCAACAAAGGCGTACCAGGCGTGGATCAACTCTGAGGCCCAGAAGCCTACCGGGCCACCCACCGTCGTCGAAACGGATGGGTTGGAAACAACCATCAACACCTTTTTACCCGGTGTCTTCGTCACGTTTAAGGTCTTACTCATGGCAATTCTCCTGCACAGGGGCAACACTGCACCACCCCACATCCGGATCTTCCAGTACGGTCGGTTTATCTGTCCAATGGATAGTTTATATAACAAGTATTCAGAGAATGGATATCTCTGGGATTGATCTGAATCGCCAATTCAAGGATGAACTGCGTGCGGATAAAAGTGGCAACGGGTAAAAGTCCCCAACCCCAATGCTGGGGTAGCAATGTTGGCTCGGGCTCCCCATCCCCCTAACGGAGGACAGGTAATAGCCTATGGCTTCGCCACGCTACGCTAGCGCTATGGGGCGGGGGGCGAGTTAGGCTTGGTATAAGAGTTTCTATCGCCCCCTTATGCAAAATGTCCGTTTCAAACGTTTTACGACTTCGGCGGCAGCTTGAGCTTTTAGGGAGCTTATCCAAGAACCTCTGCCAGCAAAGGTTCCATTGAATTGGCTTGATACTTCTATTGCAAACCTCAGGGGGTAACACAGAGCTACAATCAAGTCGGGACAAGGATTTTGGACGGCTGACTCCAGAGCCATATTGCATATTTTCAGGCTAAAATCTGCTTTTTAGGCGCACCCAGAAGCTTTATGGGTTCTAGAAAAATCCGCACAACCCTTAGGGCGAGAGACTTTAAGAGCAGTGTCACCCCCTGAGGCGAGGTAGAAAGGCTCTATGGTGGAGTAGCGTAGCGGGTTGTGCTCCCTGTTTTACAGGACTGGGGAGGGGTGCGGTATAGTGTGAGGAACATTTCTCCCTTTACACCTTCGCCATGGCCGATTCCACGGTAGATTCCGCAAAAACATTCAGTTTGCTCAGTATTGGTCAACGGGGCGTGGGCAAGACAGTATTCATGGCGGGCAGCTACGCCGAACTCCAAACAAGCGGGAGGAGTAGACGTCCCAATGAGTTGTGGTTCGACTGTCAGGACGACGTTTCACGCCAAAACATCGATAACATCCTCAACTACATCAAGCGCAACGGTCAATACCCGCCTCCGACGATGCGGATCACCAACTTTAGCTTCAGCCTGAAGCAAAACCGACGCTGGCGCAGTCAGATCTTATGTAATTTCCGCTGGTATGACCTCCCTGGGGAGGTGTGTACAGGTCTGAACACAGATTTTCGTGAAATCGTGTTAAGTTCTCATGGCTGTTGCGCCTTTATCGACGCCTATGCCATCGTCTATGACCCGGATTATCTGCGCGGGCTGGTAGATATTATCTCCCAAGTGCTCTCGATAGCTTCGCTGGTCTCGCTTAACAAACTTGACTATGCCTTCGCGCTCGTCTTCACCAAGTGTGACCTCTTCAAACCGGGTACCCTCCGCCGGGAACAACTGGACCACAACCTGCGTCACCTGATCTTACGTCTAGATGGGATGCGGCTTAATTATGAAGTGTTCTATTCTATGATCCCCATCACACCCCAGTCGGGGGGATATGCTTTGAATGGCGTGGGTGGGGCTGAGCCGATCCTGTGGTTGGTCCAGCAGTTAAACCGGGTGCACAACTCAGGTCTGCTCAACGGGCTCAACAACCTAGTTCAGCATTTCTTACTTGGACGCCCCTCCACCAATAGCCTGCAAGAAGGCCCACTGAATGGGTTATTCCGCGCTGGGAACAATCGCTTTCGCTAGCTGGTGGGGGTGATGGGGTATAACCTGGGTCAGCTCATCTACACCAGTTTTCCTAAGTCCGGGTTTAAAGTCTTGGCGAGCTCTCGTGTGCCGGTGCCGGTTCAGGATGCCTTTGTGGCTGAAGTGGCGCATACCCATTGGGATGCCTACAATCCGCCCGACTTGGGCTATCGGGCTGTCTATGTCTATCAGGTGAGCCCCCAGGACAGTCTTTTTGGCTGGGTCTACAATGACGGGCCGGACGATTTGGGCCGCAGCCATGTCCCCTATTTCCTTTGTTATTATCTGGCGGGGTCTCTGCTGCCACATAAGCTCCAGGAGATCTTCACCTGTCTGGACCGGGGGCCGGGGACCCTCATCAACCGCCAGGAGCCGCCAGCCGTTTTGGAGGAGGAGTTTTCTCTAGACCCGGATCACTATACGCCAGTGCGCCCCGGAGTGACGATCCCCCCAGTCGTACAACAGCAGAGCCGGGTGTCGCTGGCACGGGGCGAATTACTGCATGTCTTCGTGCCTTTGACCCAGCCGGAACTCCTGGCCCCCTCATTGCGCCGGTTGCATTGGAGCGGACTGGAGGACGTCCGCCTGAGCCTGGAGGGTGGGTCTCCGGCTCAGGAGCGTATTTTCGCGCTCTCCTACGCCCTGAACTGGGGGGAGCGGGGTCTGGATCTGGTCATCACTGCGCTCGCTCAGGACCCGGACTGGCAGGTGCGCTACACAGCCTGGAACCTGTTGCGCGCCATGACGCTCCCTCGAGCACTCCAGGCGGCGCGCGGACATACGCCCTGGCGTCCGGTAGGCGGTGGGCAGGGCTTCCTGGCGGCCTATGAACGGGGGGTGCGGGATTTTACCCTGGCGGCTCTGGCAGAAGCTCAACTCGACTATGCCCAACTCAGGGGCGTGGACCTCAGCCGCGCGAATCTGCGGGGCAGTAATCTGCGACAGGCGATGCTAGCAGGAGCCAACCTGCGCCGTGCCGACCTCATGGGAGCAGATCTGCGTGGGGTTGACCTCACGGGGGCCAACCTGATTGGGGTAGACCTGACCGGGGCCAACCTCACGGCGGCTCGTCTAAACGGCGCGAGTCTGAACTGGGCCAAACTGCAAGATACCTGCTTACGTCAAGCCGATCTGACGCAGGCCAATTTAAGTGGTGCCAATGCCGAGGGGGCCGATCTGAGCCACGCTAACCTCACCCAAGCTCGCTTGGGCCTCACCAACCTGGGCGCAGCCAACCTCCAGGAAGCCAACCTCCAGAGAGCCAATCTTGTGGGGGCCGATCTCGGCGTGGCTAATCTGGATCACGCCCTGTTCGTCCAGGCCAAACTCAGCAAAGTCAATCTCCTGGGAGCCAGTCTTGTGGGCACTAATCTGGGTGGTGCGGACCTGAGCGGTGTAGACTTGGCGCTGTTAAATCTCAGTCGCGTCCTCTGGGAAGCCCCCCGCCCCCCGCCTGCCCCACCGTCTGCGTCCTGGTGGCAGAAGCCCTGGCGTTGAGGTGACCAGAAGTCTTCCCTTCTTCGCCCCGTTAGGGAGCCGTGTGGTTGTGCTGGGCCTCCAAAAATCTCAATTGGTCGTAGAGCATGGCAATGCGGGGTAGTTCTATCCCTGCCTGTCGGGCTATCCGTAAAGGCACACCAAAGATAGCCTCCAACTCTAATGGGCGTCCCGCAGCAGCGTCCAGTTTCATGCTGGTGCTGTAGGGCTCCATCCGGGCGGTGTGTTCCAGCATTTGCTCCAAAAAGTTGTCGGAAATCGTCCGACCGCAGGCACCGGCAGCTAAAACTACTTCTTGCATCAGGGCTTCGACCAAGGTGCGGCTAGCCGCCATCAGGTCGCGGGTACTGGCATCCAAGACCACCGAAAGCCCGTTGAAGGGAATGTTCCAGACTAATTTATGCCAGCGAGCGAGGGGCAGGTCTTCAGCAAGGTTTACGCAGAGACCCGCTTGCCTAAAGTCAGCAGCGATAGCCGTCATGGAAGAACTGATGCCCGCTGCGATTTGTCCTGGAGCACGTTGGCCCAGAGTAACCGTTCCGTAGCCCAAATGACGGATGTGGCCCGGTCCGACTTTATTGGCACAGATGAAGCACAACCCGCCCAGAACCCGGTCAGCAGGAACGATTTGGGCCACTTCAGCCTCGTTACCCAGGCCGTTTTGCAAGACCAGAACCAGGCTGTCCTCGTTCAGTAAGGGCGGCAGTAAGCTCGCAAGCAAGGAATTTTGAGTTGTCTTGAGCCCGATAATCACCACATCACAAGGAGGCATCGCGGTTACTTTGGAGTAAGCTTTGACCTCAGGCAGGTGAAAATCCCCCGCAACCGAATCGATGACCAGCCCATGTTCCCGGACGTGGGCGTAGTCGCTACGCAGCAAAAAATGTACCGGCAGCCCGGCTCGTTGCAGACATGCCCCATAAAATCCGCCTACTGCTCCGGTGCCTAGGATGGCATAGCTGCGTTGACCCATGGTGCTATTCCGTCGCGTGATTGTGCCATCCCTTAGGAACTGAGACCCTGAAGCGAACGTAGGACAATGAGCACCCGCTGTACATTGGTGTCGTCTTTGCGGGCTTTATAGAGGTATGAAGCCTGTTGCAGATCCAGCACCGCACCCATGGCATCACCCAGCTCAGAGCGGGTGATGCCCCGGTTGAAATAGGCGTCGGCATAGTCGGGGCGGAGGCTGAGAGCCTGATTGTAGTCAGCCATCGCTCCTTGGCGGTCTTCGAGGGCAAGGCGGGCATTGCCGCGATTGCTATAGGCTTGAGGAATTTTGTTGTTGATGCGTAGGGCCTCATTGTAGTCTTCGATGGCCCCCCGGTAGTCGCGCTCATCCTGCCGCACGTTGCCCCGGTTGACATAGGCATTGACGATTTTGGGGTTGAGCTGGATGGCTCTATTGAAGTCAGCCAAAGCTTGTTTGCGCTCGCCGAGGTAGACATAGGTCACGCCCCGATTGAGGTAGGCCAGGATGTACTTGGGGTCCGCCCGGAGCGCCCGGTTGAAGTGTCCCAATGCCTCCCGCCAATCCTGGTTGCCAAACGCCTCAACGCCCTGATTGTAGTACTCAGTAGCATTTTGGGGCTCTGCCGGAGCTTCGTTGCTAGCATCTGCCTGGACTACTGCTGCGGGGGCAGGCGGGGGCAGCGAAGCCTTAAGTTGTTCCAGGGTTTTGGTGGTCTGGAGGGCGAGGTTGGGCTTGCCCTGACTGGTGTAGAGTTTGATGGCCTGTTCCAGGTCTGCCACGGCGCTACTGCTGTCGCCTAGATCGTTGCGGACGATGGCTCGATTGACATAAACAGCAGCAGATTCCGCCCGAATGCTCAAGTAGTTGTTCCAGTCTTTGAGGGCTTCTTCTTTGTTTCCGGCCTGATAATGGGCGATCCCCCGAGCGGCATAGCAGTCGAAGTAATCGCGTTTGAAGCTGAGTGCGGTGGTGTAGTCAGCGATAGCTTTGGCGTAGTCCTTGAGTTGAAGATAGGCTCCAGCTCTACCGAAGTAGGCCAGAACCTGGTCATCTTTACGGTTGATGTAGGTAGTGTAGTCGTTGATGGCTTGTTTGTAGTTACCCAGTTTGTTATGGACGAGCGCGCGATTGAAAGAGGCTCTGAGGTTGCGGGGATTCAGACTCAGACTGCGGTTAAACAGACTTAAAGCTTCGCCATAATTGCCAGCCAAGGCACTGGTGACACCCTGATTGTACGCCTGAGCATCCAGGGAATTGCGGTCGGACCGATCGAGGACGACGCTGGGGGGCTCGGTGAGCTGATTGGACCCGAAGAGGTCAAAAGTAGTGCGCTGCGCCGCAGCCGGACCTGCCCCCAATAGCACTACCAGCCAGCCCAAACTATAGAAAACCTTTGTACGCTCCATACCCATCAACGCACTCCTCATCGCGTGACATACTCCCGACGCTGATGCTTTAAGCCGCCTAGAAGGCGGGCATAGCATACAGCCTTCTGGGGTCAGAAGGCTGTGCGGGCTTCTCAGTGACCCCTGGCATCCCATCGGGCATTTCCTGAGCTTTAAGGACGGGATGACCCACCGCCCTATTCCTGATATTGATAGCCGCATTATGGTCGCGGTCTAGTTCACATCCGCAATGAGGGCAAGAAGGCCATCTATCTTGGATCGTCTTAGGAACTTTCTGCCCACAAGCTGAGCAGTCTTGAGTTGTCCCGTTCGGGTTCACTGCAATTGCCATCAGTCCGGCTCTTTCAGCCTTGATTGACAGAATTTTCAGGAATTGACCCCATCCAGCATCATGAGTTGCCTTTGCCATTCGAGTTCTGGCAATGCCCTTAATGTTGAGCGCTTCATGCCCAATGTGCTTTCCTTTGTTGAGCAGCGATTTCGCTATCTTGTAGTGAAAGTCTTTACGCTGATTGGCAACCTTGAGGTGCAATTGAGCAACACGCTTGAGCGCTTTTTTGCGACGCTTTAACCCTTTCTGTTTACGAGAGAGGGAACGCTGCACTTGTTTTAGGCGCTTCTCGGCTTGGCGATAGGGTTGAGGGATTGACACCTCTTCCCCTGTATCTGTGATCAACCCCATATCAATCCCGATGGTGTTCTCTATGCCTGGAATGTCAGGGGTGAGGATGGGAACGGATGAATCTTGAAGCGACAGTGTGAGGTAATAGCCGTCTACCTTCTTGACGATGGCCGCCGTCTTTACTTTGAATCCATCAGGCAAAGGACGATGCAAAATCAGCTTGACTTTGCCAATCTTAGGAAGCTGGATAAACCGACCGTGGCTATGTTCAGCCTTGGCCAGGTCTGGAAACCCAATTGAGCGAAATCGTCCTTGCCCCTTAAATCTAGGCTTTCCGCTGCGCTTGCCATGACTATCTCCACTAAGCCAGCGGTCAAATGCTTTTTCCGCTCGTGCGATGACATCTTGGAGCGTATGGGAAGGTAGCTCCTTGTATTCAGGAAACAGCACCTTACTATTGACCAAGTCCCGCTTCTGGGAATAGAAGTCCGGTTTATCTTTCAACTCCGGCAGATAGCAGATTAGCGGACAGGCATTGACATCACAGCGATTTTGTTGCCACCAATTGAACCGCTCTGCCAGTCGATAGTTATACTGACGGCGACAAAGTTCCAACCATGCATCGACGGTGGTTTGTTGCGCAGTCGTTAAGCGTAAGCGGTATTGATAAGCAATTCTCATGCTACTATTGTATCGTGAACACAATTAAATAAACAGCACATGAAAAATATGTCTATTCAGATTTCGGATATGGAGAAAGACCATTTGGAGGAGTTTTGCCGAATCACAGAACGAACCCAAAGTGACGTGTTGCGGCAGTTCATCAGGAGTTTGTCTGTCTCAGGGGTATTGAATCCCCT encodes:
- a CDS encoding type 1 glutamine amidotransferase domain-containing protein — protein: MSKTLNVTKTPGKKVLMVVSNPSVSTTVGGPVGFWASELIHAWYAFVEAGYEATIASPKGGKVAFDSFSDPRDASGYSAEDILSMGFIHTPRLMALLENTPSIDCYTPAHFDAIVVAGGQGPMFTFLNEHGLHTLLAGFYEAGKVTAALCHGVCALLYVKLSDGSHLIAGKTMTGFANVEEDFADSYVGQPVMPFRIEDEAKKLGANFITGGLFKEFAVRDGRLVTGQQQYSGAATAHLVIEALGV
- a CDS encoding TMEM175 family protein; translated protein: MPGAPDTLKSEGLSTSRIEAFSDGVFSIVITLLILEMKLPALSYAQAEVTLLPQLLALGPKLLSYVISFLVIGTYWVAHHNAFQYAERGNRILMWLNMIFLMCLSSIPFPTALLGDYAPLPVAVATYGLTMLVTAIIFNAMWWYIAYGSGLMRSTVNAQTVGMLDVGGIFG
- a CDS encoding threonine synthase; this encodes MPSHVSHLYCPRCALTYDHRQVQNLCSCGAPLLVDYDLKAIACGVTKAMVAHRPATMWRYREFLPVEEPENIVSLEEGLTPLYSVTQIGEPWGLPDLWLKDDGANPTGSFKARGASCGISRARELGVHTVALPTAGNAGGAWACYGARAGLRVHVAMPQDAPLSNQLECGMYGAELTLVDGLISDAGRLIAQGIQEHGWYDAATLKEPYRIEGKKTLGLEIAEQLGWKMPDAIIYPCGGGVGVIGIWLALQQLRTMGWVEGGLPRLIIAQAEGCAPLVKAFHEGKEVSEFWAGAETFSSGLRVPKALGDFLVLRAIRETGGTAIAIADAMAAQMMSLLARTTGIFAAPEGAATLAAARLLAQQGFLQPQDRVVVINTGTALKYPEAIQEALRQR
- a CDS encoding tetratricopeptide repeat protein; the encoded protein is MERTKVFYSLGWLVVLLGAGPAAAQRTTFDLFGSNQLTEPPSVVLDRSDRNSLDAQAYNQGVTSALAGNYGEALSLFNRSLSLNPRNLRASFNRALVHNKLGNYKQAINDYTTYINRKDDQVLAYFGRAGAYLQLKDYAKAIADYTTALSFKRDYFDCYAARGIAHYQAGNKEEALKDWNNYLSIRAESAAVYVNRAIVRNDLGDSSSAVADLEQAIKLYTSQGKPNLALQTTKTLEQLKASLPPPAPAAVVQADASNEAPAEPQNATEYYNQGVEAFGNQDWREALGHFNRALRADPKYILAYLNRGVTYVYLGERKQALADFNRAIQLNPKIVNAYVNRGNVRQDERDYRGAIEDYNEALRINNKIPQAYSNRGNARLALEDRQGAMADYNQALSLRPDYADAYFNRGITRSELGDAMGAVLDLQQASYLYKARKDDTNVQRVLIVLRSLQGLSS
- a CDS encoding pentapeptide repeat-containing protein, which encodes MGYNLGQLIYTSFPKSGFKVLASSRVPVPVQDAFVAEVAHTHWDAYNPPDLGYRAVYVYQVSPQDSLFGWVYNDGPDDLGRSHVPYFLCYYLAGSLLPHKLQEIFTCLDRGPGTLINRQEPPAVLEEEFSLDPDHYTPVRPGVTIPPVVQQQSRVSLARGELLHVFVPLTQPELLAPSLRRLHWSGLEDVRLSLEGGSPAQERIFALSYALNWGERGLDLVITALAQDPDWQVRYTAWNLLRAMTLPRALQAARGHTPWRPVGGGQGFLAAYERGVRDFTLAALAEAQLDYAQLRGVDLSRANLRGSNLRQAMLAGANLRRADLMGADLRGVDLTGANLIGVDLTGANLTAARLNGASLNWAKLQDTCLRQADLTQANLSGANAEGADLSHANLTQARLGLTNLGAANLQEANLQRANLVGADLGVANLDHALFVQAKLSKVNLLGASLVGTNLGGADLSGVDLALLNLSRVLWEAPRPPPAPPSASWWQKPWR
- a CDS encoding RNA-guided endonuclease InsQ/TnpB family protein produces the protein MRIAYQYRLRLTTAQQTTVDAWLELCRRQYNYRLAERFNWWQQNRCDVNACPLICYLPELKDKPDFYSQKRDLVNSKVLFPEYKELPSHTLQDVIARAEKAFDRWLSGDSHGKRSGKPRFKGQGRFRSIGFPDLAKAEHSHGRFIQLPKIGKVKLILHRPLPDGFKVKTAAIVKKVDGYYLTLSLQDSSVPILTPDIPGIENTIGIDMGLITDTGEEVSIPQPYRQAEKRLKQVQRSLSRKQKGLKRRKKALKRVAQLHLKVANQRKDFHYKIAKSLLNKGKHIGHEALNIKGIARTRMAKATHDAGWGQFLKILSIKAERAGLMAIAVNPNGTTQDCSACGQKVPKTIQDRWPSCPHCGCELDRDHNAAINIRNRAVGHPVLKAQEMPDGMPGVTEKPAQPSDPRRLYAMPAF
- a CDS encoding M15 family metallopeptidase, which gives rise to MNDLPEIPTARREYTPPRPTKPPSYAGRQRLVVLGALLLGVGVGGLWFLVFQGNARTPAATAAAPSTTVAEVPSLDAPSADPGLLSHHPYAVAPQSELTAISRSPEKTVYLRDSAARQYTRMAAAARRDGVVLVPISGFRDLKYQENLFNRNVVRYGGVEEARKISAPPGYSEHHTGYALDLGDGKAPNTTLQASFERTAAFRWLKANAKRYSFEISFDRGNPQAVSYEPWHWRFIGDKGSLETFYGNSFTNEQPSDTP
- a CDS encoding putative 2-dehydropantoate 2-reductase, with protein sequence MGQRSYAILGTGAVGGFYGACLQRAGLPVHFLLRSDYAHVREHGLVIDSVAGDFHLPEVKAYSKVTAMPPCDVVIIGLKTTQNSLLASLLPPLLNEDSLVLVLQNGLGNEAEVAQIVPADRVLGGLCFICANKVGPGHIRHLGYGTVTLGQRAPGQIAAGISSSMTAIAADFRQAGLCVNLAEDLPLARWHKLVWNIPFNGLSVVLDASTRDLMAASRTLVEALMQEVVLAAGACGRTISDNFLEQMLEHTARMEPYSTSMKLDAAAGRPLELEAIFGVPLRIARQAGIELPRIAMLYDQLRFLEAQHNHTAP